From the Roseibium salinum genome, one window contains:
- a CDS encoding AzlC family ABC transporter permease: MTVPERPAHPSTSAAPTVSGKVWMLRGARSAVSIPAFILTAAFVGYASLARETGLTIYETLAMTGFIWALPSVVVLTGALSSGMGLIPAAIAVALASVRLMPMTMALMPLVKVPGKTRNWQLLIASHFVAVTAWVYAMKHLPDLPKEGRLPFFVGFGGAVSSFVFCMTGIAYLLVERMPDMVAGALFLLTPIYFLCSLWGASRLNADRVAMLAGLVFGPLFFVYLPGLDLLWTGLAGGTLAYAGTRVARRGLS; the protein is encoded by the coding sequence ATGACTGTTCCAGAACGGCCCGCACATCCGTCCACGTCTGCAGCGCCAACAGTGTCCGGCAAGGTCTGGATGCTGCGTGGTGCGCGCTCTGCCGTGTCGATTCCCGCCTTTATCCTGACCGCCGCATTCGTCGGTTATGCAAGCCTGGCGCGGGAGACCGGGCTGACGATCTACGAGACCCTGGCGATGACCGGGTTCATCTGGGCGCTGCCGTCGGTCGTGGTTCTGACCGGCGCGCTTTCCTCAGGGATGGGACTGATCCCGGCGGCGATCGCCGTCGCGCTTGCGTCCGTGCGCCTGATGCCGATGACGATGGCGCTGATGCCGCTGGTCAAGGTGCCCGGCAAGACCAGGAACTGGCAGTTGCTGATCGCCTCGCATTTTGTCGCTGTGACCGCATGGGTGTATGCGATGAAGCACCTGCCGGACCTGCCGAAGGAGGGACGGCTGCCGTTCTTCGTCGGCTTCGGCGGCGCCGTGTCGAGTTTCGTCTTCTGCATGACGGGCATTGCCTATCTCCTGGTCGAGCGGATGCCGGACATGGTGGCGGGGGCGTTGTTCCTGCTGACGCCGATCTATTTCCTGTGCTCCCTCTGGGGCGCCTCCAGGCTGAATGCGGACAGGGTTGCCATGCTTGCGGGGCTGGTGTTCGGCCCGTTGTTCTTTGTCTACCTGCCGGGCCTTGATCTGCTGTGGACCGGTCTTGCGGGCGGTACGCTGGCTTATGCCGGCACACGGGTTGCCCGCAGGGGACTGTCATGA
- a CDS encoding HIT family protein: MSTPAYDDQNVFARILRAELPSHKLYEDEKTVAIMDIMPRGDGHVLVIPKAPSRNILDIATEDLNAVMATVQKMGATVIKAFDADGLTVQQFSEPAGGQVVFHTHVHVIPRFEGVPLKPHTGEMADNELLASQADKIRAALS, from the coding sequence ATGTCCACACCCGCCTATGACGACCAGAACGTCTTTGCCAGGATCCTGCGCGCGGAACTGCCGAGCCACAAACTCTACGAAGACGAGAAGACGGTGGCAATCATGGACATCATGCCGCGTGGCGACGGCCATGTCCTGGTGATCCCGAAGGCGCCGTCCCGCAATATTCTCGACATTGCCACGGAAGACCTCAATGCGGTGATGGCAACGGTCCAGAAGATGGGCGCCACGGTCATCAAGGCGTTCGACGCCGATGGGCTGACCGTCCAGCAGTTTTCCGAGCCCGCGGGCGGTCAGGTGGTGTTCCACACCCACGTTCACGTCATCCCGCGCTTTGAAGGCGTTCCGCTGAAACCCCACACGGGCGAGATGGCGGACAATGAACTGCTGGCGTCACAGGCGGACAAGATCCGGGCCGCGCTCTCATAA
- a CDS encoding SDR family oxidoreductase yields the protein MKENRVALITAGGSGMGAEAARRLAADGFRVAILSSSGKGEALARELGGIGHTGSNLKPEDLTSFVQKSMDAFGRIDVLINSAGHGPKGDILGITDEDWHQGMDVYLMNVIRPSRLVAPVMVEQGGGTIVNISTFATFEPDPMFPTSGVFRAALASFTKLFADKYAPSNVRMNNILPGFIDSIAEKQDRLARIPMGRYGRSDEVSSLVSFLASDEAAYITGQNIRIDGGLTRSV from the coding sequence ATGAAGGAAAACAGAGTTGCGCTGATCACGGCGGGCGGTTCGGGAATGGGGGCGGAAGCGGCTCGGCGGCTGGCAGCCGACGGATTCCGGGTTGCGATCCTGTCATCGTCGGGAAAGGGCGAAGCCCTGGCGCGGGAACTTGGCGGAATCGGCCATACGGGGTCCAACCTGAAACCTGAGGACCTGACGTCTTTTGTTCAAAAGTCCATGGATGCATTTGGCCGGATTGATGTTTTAATCAATTCGGCAGGGCATGGGCCCAAGGGTGATATTCTCGGTATCACCGACGAGGACTGGCATCAGGGAATGGACGTCTATCTGATGAACGTCATCCGTCCGAGCCGGCTGGTGGCGCCTGTCATGGTGGAACAGGGTGGCGGCACCATTGTCAACATCTCGACCTTTGCCACATTTGAGCCGGACCCGATGTTTCCGACCTCCGGTGTGTTCCGTGCAGCGCTCGCCAGCTTCACCAAGCTTTTTGCCGACAAATATGCCCCCAGCAACGTGCGCATGAACAACATTCTGCCGGGGTTCATCGACAGCATCGCTGAAAAGCAGGATCGTCTCGCGCGCATTCCCATGGGCCGCTATGGAAGGTCTGACGAGGTGTCGAGTCTTGTTTCCTTTCTGGCAAGCGACGAGGCGGCCTATATCACCGGACAGAACATTCGCATCGACGGCGGCTTGACGCGATCGGTGTAA
- a CDS encoding AzlD domain-containing protein, which translates to MTGTWWWPFVMILVAGWLATDVWRWLGVFAGGKLREDGELLIWVRCVATALVAGVISKLILFPQGVLAETPLWLRLAATGFGFAAFFASRQRVFVGVLAAEAFLLCGWLAFDRLGW; encoded by the coding sequence ATGACCGGAACCTGGTGGTGGCCGTTCGTGATGATCCTCGTGGCGGGATGGCTGGCGACGGATGTCTGGCGCTGGCTTGGCGTCTTTGCGGGTGGAAAACTGCGTGAAGACGGTGAATTGCTCATCTGGGTGCGCTGCGTTGCCACCGCTCTGGTGGCGGGCGTGATTTCCAAGCTGATCCTGTTTCCGCAAGGGGTGCTGGCCGAAACACCTCTGTGGCTGCGCCTGGCCGCGACCGGCTTCGGATTTGCCGCCTTTTTCGCGTCGCGGCAGCGGGTCTTCGTCGGTGTGCTGGCAGCGGAAGCATTTTTGCTGTGCGGCTGGCTGGCGTTTGATAGGCTTGGCTGGTGA
- a CDS encoding glutathione S-transferase family protein, producing MADQVELFYAPQTRATGVRVLLEELDAPYKLNVLNFKLGENRKPDYLAINPAGKVPALRHGDAVITEQVAIYVYLADLFPEKGLAPALDDPRRGPYLRWFVHMASCFEPALIDRALQREEAPHSISAYGSFDTVIENMRAQLSKGPYVLGDRMTAVDVLWGMGLRWGMMFGIVPELDEFKAYTDRFYERPAVRNVIQDDQRLAVEQADAAERAGVA from the coding sequence ATGGCGGATCAGGTGGAACTCTTTTATGCGCCGCAAACCCGTGCGACGGGTGTTCGCGTACTTCTGGAGGAACTGGATGCGCCCTACAAGCTGAATGTGCTGAACTTCAAGCTCGGTGAAAACCGGAAACCGGACTATCTGGCGATCAATCCCGCAGGAAAGGTGCCGGCTCTGCGTCATGGAGATGCGGTTATCACCGAACAGGTCGCAATCTACGTCTATCTGGCCGATCTGTTTCCCGAAAAGGGCCTGGCACCTGCACTGGACGACCCGCGCCGCGGGCCGTATCTGCGCTGGTTCGTGCACATGGCGTCCTGCTTCGAGCCGGCCCTGATCGACCGCGCCCTGCAACGGGAAGAGGCGCCGCATTCCATATCAGCCTATGGCAGTTTCGATACGGTGATCGAGAACATGCGCGCACAGCTTTCCAAGGGTCCTTACGTGCTCGGCGACCGGATGACCGCGGTCGACGTCCTGTGGGGCATGGGTCTCAGGTGGGGTATGATGTTCGGCATCGTGCCGGAACTGGACGAGTTCAAAGCCTATACGGACCGGTTTTACGAGCGTCCTGCCGTGCGAAACGTGATACAGGACGACCAGCGCCTGGCGGTCGAGCAGGCGGACGCCGCAGAGCGGGCCGGCGTGGCGTGA
- the clpS gene encoding ATP-dependent Clp protease adapter ClpS, producing the protein MSAGSDYGDDGGDTGAVVVTRTKTVTKRPNLYRVLLLNDDYTPMEFVIHVVENFFQKNREEATRIMLHVHHHGVGECGIYSYEVAETKVTQVMDFARKHQHPLQCVMEKK; encoded by the coding sequence ATGTCGGCGGGTTCTGATTATGGCGATGACGGTGGCGACACCGGAGCGGTTGTTGTCACCCGGACAAAGACGGTTACCAAGCGGCCCAATCTCTATCGTGTGCTGCTTTTGAACGATGATTACACTCCTATGGAGTTCGTCATCCATGTCGTGGAGAACTTCTTCCAGAAGAACCGCGAAGAGGCGACACGCATCATGTTGCACGTTCACCATCACGGCGTCGGGGAATGCGGAATATATTCCTACGAAGTCGCGGAAACCAAAGTGACCCAGGTGATGGATTTTGCGCGTAAGCATCAGCATCCTCTGCAATGCGTCATGGAAAAAAAGTGA
- the clpA gene encoding ATP-dependent Clp protease ATP-binding subunit ClpA translates to MPSFSRSLEKALHQALALANERQQEYATLEHLLLALLDDQDAAAVMRACNVDLDMIRRNLLEYIETELDNLVTDSDEDSKPTAGFQRVIQRAVIHVQSSGREEVTGANVLVAIFAERESHAAYFLQDQDMTRYDAVNYISHGIAKRPGMSEARPVDGTDEEDILPGAETEKKANQKTDALEAYCVNLNEKALSGKIDPLIGRDSEIQRTIQILCRRSKNNPLFVGDPGVGKTAIAEGLAHRIVNEDVPDVLKDATIFSLDMGALLAGTRYRGDFEERLKQVVKEVEDYPGAVMFIDEIHTVIGAGATSGGAMDASNLLKPALASGTIRCIGSTTYKEYRQFFEKDRALVRRFQKIDVNEPSIPDAIDILKGLKPYFEAFHKVRYTNDAIKTAVELSAKYISDRKLPDKAIDVLDETGASQMLVPEGRRRKTIGVKEIEHTIATMARIPPKSVSKDDAEVLENLGKDLKRVVYGQDEAIETLASAIKLARAGLREPDKPIGSYLFSGPTGVGKTEVARQLASSMGVELIRFDMSEYMERHTVSRLIGAPPGYVGFDQGGLLTDGVDQHPHCVLLLDEIEKAHPDLFNILLQVMDHGKLTDHNGKQVDFRNVILIMTTNAGAADMAKMPVGFNRVKREGDDAEAINKLFTPEFRNRLDAVIPFGSLPMEVVHKVVEKFVMQLEVQLADRGVTFELTDDAVKWLADKGYDSQMGARPLGRIIQEHIKRPLADEVLFGKLKKGGMVKVSVSEDGKGLLLESIEERAMPPRKPKAESKPKQKRRRKPAAKPAASKDTKPSPGKGGSPKKSLVPKVPLAD, encoded by the coding sequence GTGCCTTCCTTCTCACGAAGTCTTGAAAAAGCCCTCCACCAGGCCTTGGCGCTCGCGAATGAGCGCCAGCAGGAGTACGCGACGCTTGAGCATCTTCTTCTGGCTCTGCTGGACGATCAGGATGCGGCCGCCGTTATGCGAGCCTGCAACGTCGACTTGGATATGATCCGCCGGAATCTCCTGGAATACATCGAGACCGAACTGGACAATCTGGTCACCGACAGCGACGAAGATTCCAAGCCAACCGCCGGATTCCAGCGTGTGATCCAGCGGGCGGTGATCCATGTCCAGTCGTCCGGACGCGAAGAGGTGACCGGAGCCAATGTGCTCGTTGCGATCTTTGCCGAGCGTGAAAGTCATGCAGCCTATTTCCTGCAGGACCAGGACATGACCCGCTACGACGCGGTGAACTACATTTCGCACGGCATCGCGAAGCGCCCGGGCATGTCCGAGGCCCGTCCGGTGGACGGGACGGACGAGGAGGATATCCTGCCGGGGGCTGAAACGGAGAAAAAGGCCAACCAGAAGACGGACGCCCTGGAAGCTTACTGCGTCAATCTCAACGAGAAGGCCCTGAGCGGCAAGATCGACCCGCTGATCGGCCGGGACAGCGAGATCCAGCGCACGATCCAGATCCTCTGCCGCCGTTCGAAGAACAATCCGCTTTTCGTCGGCGATCCCGGCGTCGGCAAGACGGCGATCGCCGAAGGCCTTGCGCATCGCATCGTCAACGAAGATGTGCCGGACGTCCTGAAGGACGCGACCATCTTCTCTCTGGATATGGGAGCGCTTCTGGCCGGCACGCGCTATCGCGGCGACTTCGAAGAGCGCCTGAAACAGGTGGTCAAGGAAGTCGAGGACTATCCCGGCGCGGTGATGTTCATCGACGAAATCCACACGGTGATCGGCGCGGGGGCGACCTCCGGCGGGGCGATGGATGCGTCCAACCTGCTCAAGCCGGCGCTGGCGTCCGGCACGATCCGTTGCATCGGCTCGACGACCTACAAGGAATACCGCCAGTTCTTCGAGAAGGACCGGGCGCTCGTGCGGCGCTTCCAGAAGATCGACGTCAACGAGCCGTCCATCCCGGATGCGATCGATATCCTGAAAGGCCTGAAGCCCTATTTCGAGGCGTTCCACAAGGTTCGCTACACCAACGACGCCATAAAGACGGCGGTGGAACTGTCGGCGAAATACATCTCCGACAGGAAACTGCCGGACAAGGCGATCGATGTTCTGGACGAGACCGGAGCCTCGCAGATGCTGGTTCCCGAAGGCCGGCGCCGGAAGACCATCGGCGTGAAGGAAATCGAACATACCATTGCCACCATGGCGCGGATCCCGCCGAAATCCGTTTCCAAGGACGATGCGGAGGTGCTGGAGAACCTGGGCAAGGACCTGAAGCGGGTCGTCTATGGCCAGGACGAGGCCATCGAGACGCTGGCCTCCGCCATTAAGCTCGCCCGCGCGGGCCTGCGCGAACCGGACAAGCCGATCGGCAGCTATCTGTTCTCGGGCCCGACCGGCGTCGGCAAGACCGAGGTCGCACGTCAGCTGGCGTCGTCCATGGGCGTGGAACTGATTCGCTTCGACATGTCGGAATACATGGAGCGTCATACGGTGTCCCGCCTGATCGGCGCGCCTCCGGGCTATGTCGGCTTTGATCAGGGCGGCCTTCTGACCGATGGCGTCGACCAGCATCCGCACTGCGTGCTGCTGCTCGATGAGATCGAGAAGGCCCATCCGGACCTGTTCAACATCCTGCTGCAGGTGATGGACCACGGCAAGCTGACCGACCACAACGGCAAGCAGGTCGACTTCCGCAATGTCATCCTGATCATGACCACGAATGCGGGCGCGGCGGACATGGCGAAAATGCCGGTCGGCTTCAACCGCGTAAAGCGGGAAGGCGACGACGCGGAGGCAATCAACAAGCTGTTTACGCCAGAATTCCGCAACCGTCTCGATGCGGTCATTCCGTTCGGCAGTCTGCCGATGGAAGTGGTCCACAAGGTGGTCGAGAAGTTCGTCATGCAGCTTGAAGTGCAACTGGCGGATCGCGGCGTCACCTTCGAGCTTACCGATGACGCGGTCAAATGGCTGGCGGACAAGGGATACGACAGTCAGATGGGCGCCCGCCCGCTTGGCCGGATCATTCAGGAACACATCAAGCGGCCACTTGCCGATGAGGTTCTGTTCGGCAAGCTGAAGAAGGGTGGGATGGTCAAGGTGTCCGTCTCCGAGGACGGCAAGGGCCTGTTGCTCGAAAGCATCGAGGAGCGGGCAATGCCGCCCAGGAAACCCAAGGCGGAGAGCAAGCCGAAGCAGAAGCGCAGGCGCAAACCGGCAGCCAAGCCGGCGGCTTCCAAGGACACCAAGCCGTCTCCCGGAAAGGGCGGTTCGCCCAAGAAGAGCCTGGTGCCCAAAGTGCCTCTGGCCGACTGA
- a CDS encoding phasin family protein, which produces MMNNFDEIQKLSKDNMELAMETMGSVSKGFQAIAAEVADYQKKSFEEGAAAVEKLVSTKSPDKAFEAQADYMKTTYEGFVGEMTKLGEMFTDLSKDAYKPYESMFGKMTK; this is translated from the coding sequence ATGATGAACAATTTCGACGAAATCCAGAAACTCAGCAAAGACAACATGGAACTGGCGATGGAAACCATGGGATCCGTGAGCAAGGGTTTCCAGGCAATCGCCGCCGAGGTTGCCGACTACCAGAAAAAGTCCTTCGAAGAAGGTGCTGCTGCAGTTGAGAAACTGGTCTCCACCAAATCTCCGGACAAGGCATTCGAAGCGCAGGCCGACTACATGAAAACCACTTATGAGGGTTTTGTCGGCGAAATGACGAAGCTTGGTGAAATGTTCACCGACCTGTCCAAGGACGCTTACAAGCCTTACGAAAGCATGTTCGGCAAAATGACGAAGTGA
- a CDS encoding D-alanyl-D-alanine carboxypeptidase, whose product MANSKYAGIVVDAKTGKTLYSSSADEYRYPASLTKIMTLYVVFEELEAGRLSLDSRLKVSNYASGRPPSKLGLKTGTTIKVKDAILALVTKSANDVATVVAENIEGSESKFAERMTRTARQLGMSKTTFRNPHGLPNSRQRTTARDMATLGRAIQERFPQHYGYFKTRSYTYKGRRYGNHNRLLGRVEGVDGIKTGYINASGYNLVTSVKRDGRYIVAVVMGGRTGASRNAWMTKLIGEYLPKASPGPKTAPAIALRNVEPRFVAAKLENPPLPAAKPGSEPAAGAPMVLAFTAPAKAEAVPMPSPEPVPGFDSVPIPPKIVKQRFDSTFAVATTLPPIPPENPDDSFTTNSISRTALLEAAREQTAGGGATQVASAAAEPAGSRSVETVPVDATPVETVSAVVAQGDAADDTDGDTVTVATSDTRDIEPGWQVQIAATESEGQAITMLKNAKAKTGAALRGRSPYTEPVETDGQTLYRARFVGFETKTAAWNACKTLKKAKYACFAIYQ is encoded by the coding sequence TTGGCGAACTCCAAATATGCGGGCATTGTCGTTGACGCCAAGACCGGCAAGACGCTCTACTCCTCATCCGCGGACGAGTACCGCTACCCGGCCTCGCTCACAAAGATCATGACGCTTTACGTGGTCTTCGAGGAGCTTGAGGCCGGACGCCTTTCGTTGGACTCCCGGTTGAAGGTTTCCAACTACGCGTCGGGCCGCCCGCCGTCAAAGCTCGGACTGAAGACGGGCACCACCATCAAGGTCAAGGACGCAATCCTTGCGCTGGTGACGAAGTCGGCCAATGACGTTGCCACGGTCGTCGCGGAAAACATCGAAGGTTCGGAATCAAAGTTTGCCGAACGCATGACCCGCACCGCGCGTCAGCTCGGCATGAGCAAGACCACGTTCCGGAACCCGCACGGCCTGCCGAATTCCCGCCAGCGGACCACCGCGCGCGACATGGCCACTCTCGGCCGCGCCATCCAGGAGCGTTTTCCGCAGCATTACGGCTATTTCAAAACCCGTTCCTACACCTACAAGGGCCGCAGGTACGGCAACCACAACAGGCTGCTGGGCCGGGTGGAAGGCGTTGACGGCATCAAGACCGGTTACATCAACGCTTCGGGCTACAACCTGGTGACGTCGGTCAAGCGTGACGGCCGCTACATCGTGGCCGTGGTGATGGGCGGAAGAACCGGCGCATCCCGCAATGCCTGGATGACCAAACTCATCGGCGAGTACCTTCCCAAGGCCAGCCCGGGACCGAAAACGGCACCGGCAATCGCCCTGCGCAATGTCGAGCCCCGTTTTGTCGCCGCCAAGCTCGAGAACCCGCCCTTGCCGGCGGCAAAACCGGGCAGCGAACCGGCGGCTGGTGCACCGATGGTTCTGGCCTTTACCGCGCCTGCGAAAGCCGAGGCGGTTCCCATGCCGTCTCCCGAACCGGTTCCCGGCTTCGACTCCGTTCCCATTCCGCCGAAGATTGTGAAGCAACGCTTCGACAGCACATTTGCCGTCGCCACGACGCTGCCGCCGATCCCGCCGGAAAACCCTGACGACTCCTTCACGACCAATTCGATCTCCAGGACCGCATTGCTGGAGGCAGCCCGTGAACAAACCGCTGGCGGCGGCGCCACCCAGGTTGCATCCGCCGCAGCGGAGCCTGCCGGATCGCGCAGCGTGGAAACCGTTCCCGTCGACGCGACGCCGGTCGAGACAGTCAGCGCCGTGGTTGCGCAGGGCGACGCTGCAGACGACACGGACGGGGATACCGTCACGGTCGCCACCAGCGACACCCGCGACATCGAACCGGGCTGGCAGGTGCAGATTGCGGCAACGGAATCGGAAGGCCAGGCGATCACGATGCTGAAAAACGCCAAGGCCAAAACCGGCGCAGCCCTGCGCGGCCGCTCGCCCTACACAGAACCCGTCGAAACCGACGGACAGACCCTCTACCGTGCCCGCTTCGTCGGCTTTGAAACCAAGACGGCAGCGTGGAACGCATGCAAAACCCTGAAAAAGGCCAAATACGCCTGCTTCGCCATCTATCAGTAA